From Saprospiraceae bacterium, one genomic window encodes:
- a CDS encoding DUF1800 domain-containing protein, whose protein sequence is MKFLNRSWIILCFLLFLLKNYAQPIILGAGKNPEVKIQSSSDWNPPLWSQSATSQNVFDGSGLNFDLYNASRFLYQATLGADLMEVKRTANMGFEAWIDEQFAMKPELLSDQLEKVLEEVVDWHYVNGGDSMDEPDYFYALYFNYAWWQHNLTSKDKLRQRIALALSEIFVISANSDIGGVARGMSSYYDILVRHSFGNFKDLLLEVSLHPMMGVYLSHLNNPKTNLIENIRPDENYAREIMQLFTIGLYELNQDGSRKKDSLGRDIPTYTQRDIQELAKVFTGLSFSEIMPNQWIDTAQFGVSLYLGIPTKPMRMFDRWHEQGPKHILAGVTIPAGQTGMKDIQDAIEVLFKHPNTAPFICRQLIQRLIKSNPSNEYVARITKVFEKDENNQRGNMASVIKAILLDEEARTCEWLQSSSNGQLREPLLRYTHALNAVGVEQYYGRLWNSSYEFLDQTNQMVLNAPSVFNFFLPSFSPKGILSQMGLQGPEFQIHNSKTSIGFMNQVNNWMYDYAMYSWLEDDPATLLTFSEFEDLARDPETLLNLYDILLSHGRLSDRTREIIKTSLHQLKRGNFRNDRAKLGLYLMMISPDYAILK, encoded by the coding sequence ATGAAATTTTTAAACAGAAGCTGGATCATCCTTTGCTTTCTTCTCTTTCTATTAAAGAATTATGCCCAGCCTATCATTCTGGGTGCCGGCAAAAATCCTGAGGTCAAAATACAATCCAGTAGTGACTGGAATCCCCCTTTGTGGAGCCAAAGTGCCACCTCCCAGAATGTTTTTGACGGTTCTGGATTGAACTTCGATCTATACAATGCCAGCCGTTTTCTTTATCAGGCCACATTAGGAGCCGATTTGATGGAGGTTAAAAGAACCGCCAACATGGGTTTTGAGGCCTGGATTGATGAGCAGTTTGCCATGAAACCTGAACTTCTCTCCGATCAATTGGAAAAAGTGCTTGAAGAGGTGGTGGATTGGCATTATGTAAATGGAGGAGACTCCATGGACGAGCCAGACTATTTTTATGCGCTTTATTTTAATTATGCTTGGTGGCAACATAACCTCACTTCTAAAGATAAATTGAGGCAAAGAATCGCATTGGCGCTCAGTGAAATATTTGTCATTTCGGCCAATTCTGATATAGGTGGGGTCGCCAGAGGAATGAGCAGTTACTACGATATTCTGGTGAGACATTCATTTGGGAATTTTAAAGATTTGTTGCTGGAGGTGAGTTTGCACCCCATGATGGGAGTTTATTTATCCCATCTCAACAACCCTAAAACCAATCTGATTGAAAACATTCGGCCCGATGAAAATTATGCCCGTGAAATCATGCAGCTGTTTACCATAGGATTGTACGAATTAAATCAGGATGGCAGCAGAAAAAAAGACAGTTTGGGAAGGGACATTCCCACTTATACCCAAAGGGATATCCAGGAATTGGCCAAAGTATTTACAGGGCTGAGTTTTTCCGAGATCATGCCCAACCAATGGATTGACACTGCTCAATTTGGAGTAAGCCTTTATCTGGGAATTCCAACCAAACCGATGAGAATGTTTGACAGATGGCATGAGCAAGGCCCAAAACACATTTTAGCAGGCGTGACCATTCCTGCCGGACAAACTGGAATGAAAGACATTCAGGATGCCATCGAAGTATTGTTCAAACATCCCAATACTGCACCTTTTATTTGCAGGCAGCTGATCCAAAGATTGATTAAATCCAACCCAAGCAATGAATATGTAGCCAGAATCACGAAAGTTTTTGAAAAGGATGAAAATAATCAAAGGGGGAATATGGCTTCGGTCATCAAGGCCATTTTGCTGGATGAAGAAGCACGAACTTGTGAATGGCTTCAGAGTTCTTCCAATGGCCAGCTTAGAGAGCCTCTATTGAGGTACACACACGCACTCAACGCTGTAGGTGTCGAACAATATTACGGACGTTTGTGGAACAGCAGCTATGAGTTTTTGGATCAAACCAATCAAATGGTCCTCAACGCGCCTTCTGTATTTAATTTCTTCCTGCCGAGTTTTTCTCCAAAGGGCATTTTAAGTCAAATGGGATTGCAGGGTCCGGAATTTCAGATTCATAATTCCAAGACTTCAATCGGGTTTATGAATCAGGTCAACAATTGGATGTACGATTATGCCATGTATTCATGGCTGGAAGACGATCCTGCCACATTGCTTACATTTTCTGAGTTTGAAGATTTAGCAAGAGATCCGGAAACCCTACTCAACCTTTATGACATTCTCCTTTCACACGGCCGATTATCGGACCGAACCCGAGAAATTATCAAGACTTCCCTTCATCAACTTAAAAGAGGAAATTTCAGAAATGACAGAGCAAAACTAGGTTTGTATCTTATGATGATTTCTCCCGATTATGCCATTTTAAAATAA
- a CDS encoding YceI family protein encodes MMKNLILGGAVIALFNIQATLDVKPTLSKVDLSKSKVTWIGKKVTGQHMGNITLKSGDLEFTKGVLTGGNFEMNMNSITCTDMQGEYGDKLVGHLKSDDFFGVDKYPTASFKISKVMPGVTPQNFKIEGNLTVKGKTHPVSFDANLDKGIAKARIIIDRTKYDIKYGSGSFFDNLGDKAIDNNFILDVELAYTM; translated from the coding sequence ATGATGAAGAATTTAATTTTAGGGGGGGCAGTGATTGCTCTATTCAACATTCAGGCCACTCTGGATGTAAAACCAACTCTTTCAAAAGTGGATTTGAGTAAAAGCAAAGTGACCTGGATCGGCAAAAAAGTAACTGGTCAACACATGGGTAATATCACACTTAAAAGTGGTGATTTGGAGTTCACCAAAGGTGTTTTGACTGGGGGGAATTTTGAAATGAATATGAATAGTATCACCTGCACTGATATGCAGGGAGAATACGGAGATAAACTGGTAGGTCATTTAAAAAGTGATGATTTTTTTGGTGTAGACAAATACCCAACAGCAAGTTTCAAAATTAGTAAAGTGATGCCTGGTGTAACTCCACAGAATTTCAAAATAGAAGGAAACCTTACAGTAAAAGGCAAAACACATCCTGTAAGTTTTGATGCAAATCTCGACAAAGGAATTGCAAAAGCCAGAATTATAATTGATCGTACGAAGTACGACATCAAATATGGTAGTGGAAGTTTCTTCGACAATCTAGGGGACAAAGCCATCGATAACAATTTTATCCTGGATGTAGAATTGGCCTACACGATGTAA
- the yaaA gene encoding peroxide stress protein YaaA: protein MAYLCIAIHRTMIAIVSPSKDLDFIKPHTEIERSVPRCWEQSQAIVTLMKKKKSRDLQKLMDISPKLAELNVMRYQQMTHEMHPAHSRPALFAFTGDVYRGLDAHSLQKKELSYCCNHLRILSGLYGLLRPQDLIQPYRLEMGVNVAVQRKKNLYAFWKESLTHLLNQDLSESKSKVLINLASQEYAAAIDFKKILVPVVEIHFREMRNGKLQFLSYNAKRARGLMVRDMCQRNAKSIADLMAFNIENYQFEDKLSTEESFFFVR from the coding sequence ATGGCTTATCTATGCATTGCCATACACAGGACCATGATCGCAATCGTCTCTCCTTCCAAAGACCTTGATTTTATCAAACCTCATACAGAAATTGAAAGATCTGTACCTCGCTGCTGGGAACAATCTCAGGCAATTGTGACACTGATGAAAAAAAAGAAAAGCAGGGACTTGCAAAAACTCATGGACATATCACCCAAACTGGCAGAGCTGAATGTGATGCGTTATCAGCAGATGACTCATGAAATGCATCCAGCCCATTCCAGACCAGCCCTATTTGCATTTACTGGAGATGTGTACCGCGGATTGGATGCCCATAGCCTTCAGAAAAAGGAATTGAGCTATTGTTGTAATCACTTAAGAATTTTATCTGGTCTGTATGGTTTGTTGAGACCTCAGGATCTTATACAGCCATATCGATTGGAAATGGGTGTCAATGTCGCCGTCCAACGAAAGAAAAACCTGTACGCATTTTGGAAAGAGTCATTGACGCATTTGTTGAATCAGGATTTGTCTGAATCCAAATCCAAAGTTTTGATCAATCTCGCTTCTCAGGAATATGCTGCTGCGATTGATTTTAAAAAAATTTTGGTACCTGTGGTGGAAATCCATTTTAGGGAAATGAGGAATGGGAAATTGCAGTTTTTATCCTACAATGCAAAACGGGCAAGAGGACTCATGGTGAGAGATATGTGCCAGCGAAATGCAAAATCCATTGCCGATTTGATGGCTTTTAATATTGAAAATTATCAATTTGAGGATAAACTATCTACTGAAGAATCTTTCTTTTTTGTTCGATAA
- a CDS encoding T9SS type A sorting domain-containing protein has translation MKNSITIILIFGVFQNMFSQCYPNLHSTNWFDAWVSCESNVSPNPVNKNGHWLLFDLGQRYRVQRIKVWNFNDPSQLDLGVSKLKVEYSGNQINWYTNQVLDLERAPGHNRYEGMDWQDLQISEARYILLTAEANFGKSSCYGLGEVQFEVEKLIISNLEEENNAALKVIPQPNPFNQQVYLDIQLGSTSPASYQVLDLYGKIWKSGDLDNGNNHHIIRLITEDWPAGSYVFSIRQNKESQQTLLVKIK, from the coding sequence ATGAAAAATTCAATTACAATAATTCTCATTTTTGGTGTTTTCCAAAACATGTTCTCTCAATGCTATCCAAACCTGCATTCGACCAATTGGTTTGATGCTTGGGTGTCCTGTGAATCCAATGTATCTCCAAATCCGGTAAATAAAAATGGTCACTGGCTTTTGTTTGATCTTGGTCAAAGGTATCGGGTCCAAAGAATAAAAGTTTGGAATTTTAATGACCCATCCCAATTGGATCTGGGTGTTTCAAAGTTGAAAGTAGAATATTCTGGTAATCAAATCAACTGGTACACAAACCAGGTACTCGACTTGGAAAGAGCTCCGGGACACAATCGCTATGAAGGTATGGACTGGCAGGACTTACAAATCTCTGAGGCGAGGTATATCCTACTTACTGCCGAGGCTAATTTTGGAAAAAGTTCCTGCTATGGATTGGGAGAAGTGCAGTTTGAGGTTGAAAAATTGATCATATCCAATTTAGAAGAAGAAAACAATGCTGCCTTAAAAGTAATACCACAACCTAATCCTTTCAACCAACAGGTGTATTTGGATATCCAATTGGGTTCAACTTCTCCGGCGAGCTATCAAGTCCTGGACCTGTATGGTAAAATTTGGAAATCGGGAGATCTGGACAATGGCAACAATCACCATATTATTCGACTTATCACCGAAGATTGGCCAGCAGGCAGTTATGTCTTTTCAATTCGTCAAAACAAAGAGTCACAACAAACTCTGCTGGTAAAGATTAAATAA
- a CDS encoding penicillin acylase family protein translates to MKKYVIFIWSLFCCLFWVFCLEHSWQLNGKFLPKLGPFFSISQGFWQNVRLSSVPVRPKSGSLDAKGKWWFDDREVPHIAANNLENAYFIQGYIHAMHRLWQMDFSTMATEGRVSEIVGEMALEFDKNKRRKGLAESARKSVEVWKQFPSTYSLVEAYTSGINQYISELDPSDYPIEYKVMNDAPRPWSPYRSSLFHKSMAEVLCGRDKDIELSNALNFFKEDFNLLFPEEDAMTDPVIPKGTNWGFQIDTLLSRSGSQLPEALGVIPFSTERAESGLGSNNWAIGKQKSHSANPILCNDPHLSLTLPSIWYEQQIITPELNVYGVTFPGIAGVVIGFNRDIAWGITNAGWDVMDWYSVQWKDSTQEYYFLDGEWKQATYRIEKYLVKGMSKEIIDSVRMTHWGPVVYQFPDHPKKGLAMHWIISYPSEFCELDVFKDLNKGKSYEDYREAISKFPYPAQNFAFISREGDYALTVQGNMPLKIKNQGRFVSDGSKTSSSWEGFLPNHFNPATKNPLRGFISSANQKSTDQTFPVYYCDGDFRDYRGSILNRYLDQKSKWTLEELRDLQLDNYSLQAETILPDLIKCLDTLVSAKRPLLKILRDWNFRYDSTQKAPVLFDYWFKKLHQMVWDELLTDSIHKYTALPSDQTTIRLMKEKQQLKYFDLISTPREESLSDLIAMSYDSLETFISEEPNSQTINWGRYKAAVISHLGRLPGFGIDFLSASGTKDVLNAHAKTFGPSWRMAVELTNDGPKAYGVYPGGQDGRPGSKHYKSMMEHWLNGRYYELLFLENDEDPRLQNQN, encoded by the coding sequence TTGAAAAAATACGTCATTTTTATTTGGAGCTTATTTTGCTGTTTGTTTTGGGTATTCTGTCTGGAACACAGCTGGCAATTGAATGGGAAATTTCTTCCAAAGCTTGGTCCTTTTTTCAGTATTTCGCAAGGGTTTTGGCAAAATGTCCGATTAAGCAGCGTGCCCGTCCGACCGAAATCCGGATCACTGGATGCCAAGGGTAAATGGTGGTTTGACGATCGAGAGGTGCCACATATTGCAGCAAACAATCTGGAAAATGCCTATTTTATTCAAGGCTATATCCACGCCATGCACAGACTTTGGCAAATGGATTTTTCGACAATGGCCACTGAAGGACGGGTCAGTGAAATTGTTGGAGAAATGGCTTTGGAGTTTGATAAAAACAAGCGGCGGAAAGGGCTGGCTGAATCAGCGCGAAAAAGTGTTGAAGTATGGAAACAGTTTCCCTCAACCTATTCCCTTGTAGAAGCTTATACTTCCGGAATCAATCAGTATATTTCTGAATTGGATCCATCAGATTATCCCATTGAATACAAGGTGATGAACGATGCCCCTCGTCCATGGTCTCCATATCGTTCATCTTTGTTTCACAAATCAATGGCAGAAGTTCTTTGTGGACGTGACAAGGACATCGAATTGAGCAATGCATTGAATTTTTTTAAAGAGGATTTTAATTTGTTATTTCCTGAAGAAGATGCTATGACAGATCCAGTCATTCCCAAAGGAACAAATTGGGGCTTTCAGATCGATACCTTATTGAGTAGATCGGGTTCACAATTGCCGGAAGCACTTGGTGTCATTCCTTTTTCGACGGAACGTGCTGAGTCAGGTCTTGGTTCCAACAATTGGGCGATTGGAAAGCAAAAATCACATTCTGCAAATCCAATCCTATGCAATGATCCACATCTTTCATTGACTCTGCCGTCCATCTGGTACGAACAACAAATTATTACTCCCGAACTCAATGTGTATGGAGTCACTTTTCCTGGCATTGCAGGAGTAGTGATAGGATTCAATCGTGATATCGCCTGGGGCATTACAAATGCAGGATGGGATGTCATGGATTGGTATTCGGTACAATGGAAAGATTCTACTCAGGAGTATTATTTTCTTGATGGCGAATGGAAACAGGCTACTTATCGAATCGAAAAATATTTGGTCAAAGGAATGAGTAAGGAAATTATTGATTCCGTAAGGATGACTCATTGGGGTCCGGTGGTCTATCAGTTCCCTGATCATCCAAAGAAAGGACTTGCGATGCATTGGATCATTTCCTATCCCTCAGAATTTTGTGAGCTTGACGTGTTCAAAGATCTAAACAAGGGCAAGTCTTACGAGGATTATAGGGAGGCAATTTCAAAGTTTCCTTATCCTGCCCAAAATTTTGCCTTTATTTCAAGAGAGGGTGATTACGCTTTGACAGTACAAGGAAACATGCCATTAAAAATTAAAAATCAGGGTCGCTTTGTCTCCGATGGTTCGAAAACTTCTTCTTCATGGGAAGGATTTTTACCCAACCATTTCAATCCAGCTACAAAAAATCCTTTAAGGGGTTTTATTTCTTCCGCCAATCAGAAATCCACTGACCAAACTTTCCCTGTCTATTATTGTGATGGTGACTTCCGAGATTACCGGGGTAGTATTCTCAATCGCTATTTGGACCAGAAATCCAAATGGACCTTGGAAGAATTGAGAGATTTGCAGTTGGACAATTACAGCTTGCAAGCCGAGACCATTCTACCTGATTTAATCAAATGTCTGGATACACTGGTCAGCGCAAAAAGACCTCTCTTGAAAATTTTGAGGGATTGGAATTTTCGGTATGATTCTACGCAGAAGGCCCCAGTTTTGTTTGATTATTGGTTTAAAAAACTGCACCAAATGGTGTGGGATGAATTATTGACAGATTCTATACACAAATACACCGCATTGCCTTCTGATCAAACGACCATCAGGCTGATGAAAGAAAAGCAACAATTAAAATACTTTGATTTGATTTCTACTCCTCGAGAAGAATCTTTATCGGATCTCATTGCGATGAGTTATGATTCTTTGGAAACTTTTATAAGTGAAGAACCAAATAGTCAAACCATCAATTGGGGCAGATACAAAGCCGCGGTGATTTCACATTTGGGAAGATTGCCTGGATTTGGTATCGATTTTCTGTCTGCAAGCGGTACAAAAGATGTCTTGAATGCCCATGCCAAAACTTTTGGTCCTTCCTGGAGAATGGCGGTAGAGTTGACAAACGATGGACCGAAAGCCTATGGAGTTTATCCCGGTGGTCAGGATGGAAGACCTGGATCAAAACACTACAAATCGATGATGGAGCATTGGCTCAATGGACGTTATTATGAATTGTTGTTTTTAGAGAATGACGAGGACCCTAGATTACAAAATCAAAATTGA
- a CDS encoding DUF1501 domain-containing protein, whose amino-acid sequence MQNKHNSRRKFLGQLSCAAVGYTTMYNSVLSLKAINALAASFNPLDKDYRALVCINLSGGNDSFNMLIPTDTNEYNTYRNVRSNLALPRNELLPLQVRNTPGRSFGLHPAMTGLQDLFNRRKASFISNIGTLIDPLNADDFYNNNQIALPLGLFSHSDQSQHWQTGIPQTRTNIGWAGRMADLIKDMNTEDKISMNLSLSGTNILETGNEIIEYVIDPRQGSIGIRDYRPDNMYDQFNIAKTQAIDSLLAQQYHDAFEKTYMDVIRNSRDGHLKFKGALDQGPVINTRFSDNYLSESMKMIAKTVSVHEALGFKRQVFYVDFYGWDHHDEVLNNQNGMLEELSAAISEFYQATEELGLADQVTTFCISEFGRTLTSNGNGTDHAWGGNVFVVGADVNGGNIFGQYPDLALNSPLNIYEGTIIPTTPVDSYFAELALWMGVQPSDLNLVIPNIGNFFDVQSGKAPIGFLNL is encoded by the coding sequence ATGCAAAACAAACATAATTCAAGAAGAAAATTTTTAGGTCAACTAAGTTGTGCTGCCGTTGGATATACCACCATGTACAATTCAGTCTTAAGTCTTAAAGCGATCAATGCATTGGCTGCTTCTTTCAATCCACTAGATAAAGATTACAGGGCATTGGTGTGCATTAATTTATCCGGAGGTAATGATTCATTCAATATGCTGATCCCTACCGACACCAATGAATACAATACTTATAGGAACGTGAGGTCCAATTTGGCTTTGCCAAGAAATGAGTTGCTACCCCTCCAGGTGCGCAATACACCAGGTCGCAGCTTTGGTCTACATCCTGCTATGACAGGTCTTCAAGATCTATTCAACCGAAGAAAGGCCAGTTTTATAAGTAATATCGGCACATTGATAGACCCTTTAAATGCAGATGATTTCTATAACAACAACCAGATTGCGCTTCCCCTTGGGCTCTTTTCTCATTCTGATCAAAGTCAACACTGGCAGACCGGCATTCCTCAAACCCGGACCAACATTGGTTGGGCTGGCAGGATGGCTGATCTGATTAAAGACATGAATACAGAAGACAAAATATCGATGAACCTGTCTTTGTCTGGCACCAATATTCTTGAGACCGGCAATGAGATAATCGAATATGTGATTGACCCTAGACAGGGAAGTATCGGCATTCGAGATTATAGGCCAGACAATATGTACGATCAGTTTAACATCGCCAAAACACAGGCTATCGACAGCTTGCTTGCTCAACAATACCACGACGCTTTTGAAAAAACCTATATGGATGTGATTAGAAATAGCCGAGATGGTCATTTAAAATTTAAAGGTGCTCTCGATCAAGGCCCTGTTATCAATACCCGTTTTTCGGACAATTATCTATCAGAATCAATGAAAATGATTGCAAAGACTGTCTCTGTGCATGAAGCTCTGGGTTTTAAGAGGCAGGTATTTTATGTGGATTTCTACGGTTGGGATCACCACGACGAAGTACTCAACAATCAAAATGGTATGTTGGAAGAACTCTCTGCTGCCATCAGTGAGTTTTATCAGGCCACAGAAGAACTTGGACTTGCAGATCAGGTCACCACATTTTGCATTTCAGAGTTTGGCAGAACTCTGACCTCCAATGGCAACGGAACAGATCATGCCTGGGGAGGAAATGTATTTGTGGTAGGAGCTGATGTCAATGGAGGAAATATATTTGGCCAGTATCCTGATCTGGCGCTCAATTCACCTCTCAATATTTACGAAGGGACCATCATTCCTACAACACCTGTTGACAGTTATTTTGCAGAATTGGCTTTATGGATGGGTGTACAGCCCAGTGATTTAAATTTGGTGATTCCCAATATTGGAAATTTCTTTGATGTTCAATCCGGTAAAGCGCCGATTGGATTTCTCAACCTCTAA
- the hppD gene encoding 4-hydroxyphenylpyruvate dioxygenase, with the protein MDTLDLTHVQNFKYSESQKIFDKASDFLPINGTDYVELYVGNAKQAAYYYKTAFGFQDLAYRGLETGCKDRTSYVLKQGKIKLVLTTPFEPESEISRHLQKHGDGVKVIALWVDDAYDAFHQTVSRGAKPYISPETDEDENGIIRRSGIHTYGDTVHLFIERKKYQGPFLPGFVEFQSEYQPGVTGLKYIDHMVGNVELGEMNLWADFYARTMGFANLITFDDKDISTEYTALMSKVMSNGNGFVKFPINEPAVGKKKSQVQEYLDFYRGPGCQHIAVATDDIIFTISEMRKRGVEFLYVPGTYYDTVKDRVGVIEEDLNELKKWGIMVDRDEEGYLLQIFTKPVEDRPTLFFEIIQRKGARSFGKGNFQALFESIEAEQARRGTL; encoded by the coding sequence ATGGATACCTTGGATTTAACCCATGTTCAGAATTTTAAGTACTCCGAATCACAAAAAATTTTTGACAAAGCCTCTGATTTTTTACCAATCAATGGTACAGATTATGTGGAATTGTATGTTGGCAATGCCAAACAAGCAGCTTATTACTACAAGACGGCTTTTGGTTTTCAAGATTTGGCCTATAGAGGTTTGGAAACAGGATGCAAAGACAGAACTTCCTATGTTCTTAAGCAGGGCAAAATCAAGTTGGTTTTAACCACACCCTTCGAACCCGAAAGCGAAATATCCAGACATCTCCAGAAACACGGAGATGGTGTAAAGGTAATCGCCCTTTGGGTGGACGATGCATACGATGCCTTCCATCAAACGGTTAGTAGAGGAGCAAAACCCTATATCTCCCCTGAAACAGATGAGGATGAAAATGGAATCATCAGAAGATCCGGCATTCATACTTATGGAGATACCGTGCATTTATTTATTGAAAGAAAAAAATATCAAGGCCCTTTTTTACCTGGGTTTGTTGAATTTCAATCTGAGTATCAACCGGGTGTTACAGGTCTCAAGTACATTGATCACATGGTTGGCAATGTTGAGCTTGGGGAAATGAATTTGTGGGCCGATTTTTATGCAAGAACAATGGGGTTTGCAAACCTGATCACTTTTGATGACAAGGACATTTCAACGGAGTATACGGCTTTAATGAGTAAAGTCATGTCCAATGGAAATGGGTTTGTTAAATTTCCAATCAACGAACCAGCAGTTGGCAAGAAGAAGTCTCAGGTTCAGGAGTATCTCGATTTTTACAGAGGGCCGGGATGCCAGCACATCGCTGTCGCAACAGATGATATCATATTTACCATCAGTGAGATGAGAAAAAGAGGAGTTGAGTTTCTTTATGTGCCTGGAACATATTATGACACTGTAAAAGATCGGGTTGGTGTCATTGAAGAGGATCTCAATGAATTGAAAAAGTGGGGCATTATGGTGGACAGAGATGAAGAGGGATATTTACTGCAAATATTTACAAAACCTGTTGAAGATCGCCCTACCTTGTTTTTTGAAATCATTCAACGCAAAGGAGCAAGATCATTTGGGAAGGGTAATTTTCAAGCCTTATTTGAAAGTATTGAAGCGGAACAAGCAAGACGAGGGACCCTTTGA
- a CDS encoding class I SAM-dependent methyltransferase, producing MSKSSEQEYLHGFSEEEQKRLLAQNQVLSPDIYAWLDFGRCKNLLEIGCGVGAQMIAILKKYPNIKVTGLDLNEKQITKAQEFLSHEQIDPSRYKLLAGNILGTLPLDKNFDDILLVWVLEHVKDPFTLLQSAHTYLRKGGKIHLTEVYNRSFDLYPKNVVVQNFWNKMDEFQNDLGGNGQIGLSLGNLLYDVGFVKIKTHSHPLFFDKTKSQRRASFLKYWTSLMESSAITMMKKGLISPSDWEDVKENMLSLQKNEDAIFYYSWVQACGEK from the coding sequence ATGTCCAAGTCGTCCGAGCAGGAATATTTACATGGTTTTTCTGAAGAAGAACAGAAACGGCTTTTGGCACAGAATCAAGTTTTAAGTCCTGACATTTATGCCTGGCTTGACTTTGGAAGGTGTAAAAATCTACTTGAAATCGGTTGTGGCGTTGGTGCCCAAATGATTGCGATTCTTAAAAAATACCCGAATATCAAAGTGACCGGTCTAGATTTGAATGAAAAACAAATTACCAAAGCACAGGAATTTCTAAGTCACGAACAAATCGATCCTTCCCGATATAAGCTGCTTGCTGGAAATATTTTAGGGACTTTGCCTTTGGACAAAAACTTTGACGATATATTGTTGGTATGGGTTTTGGAACATGTCAAAGATCCATTCACACTTTTACAATCTGCCCATACCTATTTAAGAAAAGGGGGTAAAATTCATCTTACAGAAGTTTACAATCGGTCCTTTGATTTGTATCCAAAAAATGTAGTGGTTCAAAATTTCTGGAATAAAATGGATGAATTTCAAAATGACCTGGGTGGAAATGGTCAAATTGGATTGAGTCTAGGTAACTTGCTATATGATGTGGGTTTTGTAAAAATAAAGACGCACTCCCATCCCTTGTTTTTTGATAAAACAAAGTCTCAACGAAGAGCAAGCTTTTTAAAATACTGGACCAGTCTGATGGAAAGCAGTGCTATCACAATGATGAAAAAAGGTTTAATATCTCCATCTGATTGGGAGGATGTTAAAGAAAACATGTTAAGTCTTCAAAAAAATGAAGATGCTATTTTTTACTATTCATGGGTTCAGGCGTGTGGGGAGAAATAA